A genomic window from Cytobacillus sp. IB215665 includes:
- the rplX gene encoding 50S ribosomal protein L24: MHVKKGDKVLVISGKDKGKQGVILAALPKKSRVLVEGVNIVKKHSKPSQANPQGGINSQEAPIHVSNVMPLDPKTGEPTRVGHKQVDGKNVRYAKKSGELLDK, from the coding sequence ATGCATGTAAAAAAAGGTGATAAAGTACTTGTGATTTCAGGTAAGGATAAAGGTAAACAAGGAGTTATCCTTGCTGCATTGCCAAAGAAAAGTAGAGTTCTTGTGGAAGGTGTGAATATTGTGAAGAAGCATTCTAAACCTTCACAAGCTAATCCCCAAGGCGGGATTAACAGCCAAGAGGCACCTATCCATGTATCAAATGTTATGCCATTAGATCCAAAGACGGGTGAACCTACACGTGTTGGACATAAGCAAGTTGATGGCAAAAACGTACGCTATGCAAAA